The region CTGGCCACCACGACCAAGACCGCGCCGCAGATGCAGGGCATCTCGCCGCGATGGCTGCTGCGCATGCTGCCCTGGGTGCAGGTCACGGCGGGTACTTACCGGGTCAACCGGCGGCTCACCTTCGCGCTGGGCGACGGGCGGGTCGAGTTCACCAGCACCGGCACCGAGGTCCGCGTGATCCCGCAGAAGCTCCGGGAGCTGCCGCTGCTGCGCGGTTTCGAGGACGACTCGGCGCTGGGCGTGCTCGCCGACCGGTTCGTCCAGCGCGAGTACGAGACGGGCGACGTGATCGTGACCGCGGGTTCGCCCGCCGACCGGCTCCACCTGCTCGCCCACGGCAAGGTGGCCAGGATCGGCACGACCGAGTACGGCGACGACTCCACGCTCGGCGTGCTGGCCGACGGCGACCACTTCGGGGCGGACGTCCTCGGCGGCCGGGCCGGTTCCTGGGACCACAGCGTCAAGGCGCTGACCCGCTGCACCGTGCTGACCGTCGACGAAGCCGCGATCAGCGAGCTGACCGAACGCTTCCACGACCTGCGCGCCCACATCGAGCACATCCGCGACGGCACGCCGCGCCCCCGCAACAAGCACGGTGAGGCCGCCATCGACATCGCCTCCGGCCACAGCGGCGAGCCGGCTCTGCCCGGCACGTTCGTCGACTACGAGCTGGAACCGCGCGAGTACGAGCTGGGTGTCGCCCAGACGATCCTGCGGGTGCACAGCCGGGTCGCCGACCTCTACAGCAAGCCGATGGACCAGGTCGAGCAGCAGTTGCGGCTGACGGTCGAGGCGCTGCGGGAGCGCCAGGAGAACGAGCTGGTGAACAACCCCGACTTCGGCCTGCTGCACAACGCCGACCTCAAGCAGCGCATCCACACCCGCACCGGCCCGCCCACCCCCGACGACATGGACGAACTGCTGTCCAGGCGGCGCAAGACGGAGTTCTTCCTCGCCCACCCGCGCGCGATCGCGGCCTTCGGCCGCCAGTGCAGCAAGCGCGGCCTGTCGCCGCAGAGCCGCACCGTCGAAGGCACCTCCGCGATCACCTGGCGCGGGGTTCCCGTGCTGCCCTGCGACAAGATCCCGATCTCCGAGTACGGCACCACCTCGATCCTCGCGATGCGCACCGGCGAGGAGAGCCAGGGCGTGGTCGGCCTGCACCAGACCGGGATCCCCGACGAGTACGAGCCGAGCCTCAACGTGCGGTTCATGGGCATCGACGAGCAGGCGATCATCCGCTACCTCGTCAGCGTCTACTTCTCGGCAGCCGTGCTGGTCCCCGACGCCCTCGGCGTGCTGGAGCACGTCGAGATCACCCGCTGACGAGAGGTGGCAGGCCATGGCCATCGTGGAAACCCCCCATGCCAGATCCGCCCGCGAGACCCTGGCCTGGAGCCGGGAGCTGGTGGACCCGGGGCTGCGCGCGGCGGTGAACACCCTCGCCCCCGCGATGCGGCTCGTCGCCGGCTACCACTTCGGCTGGTACGACGAGCACGGCGCACCGACGCGGACGCAGGGCGGCAAGGCGATCCGGCCCGCCCTGGTGGTGCTGGCGGCCGAGGCCGTCGGCGGCTCGCCCGCGACGGCGCTGCCCGCCGCCGTGGCCGTCGAGCTGGTGCACAACTTCTCGCTGCTGCACGACGACGTCATGGACGGCGACCTGACCCGCAGGCACCGCGCCACGGCGTGGCGCGTCTTCGGCAACGGCCCGGCGATCCTGGCCGGTGACGCGCTGCTCACGCTGGCGTCGGACGTGCTGGCCGCCAGCGGGCACCCGGCGGCGCAGGCCGGCGTGCGGACGCTCAACACCGCGGTGCTGGAGCTGGTCGACGGCCAGGTCGCCGACCTCGCCTTCGAGAAGCGCGATGACGTCGGCGTCGCCGAATGCCAGACCATGGTGGCGGGCAAGACCGGCGCACTGCTCGGCTGCGCGTGCGCGGTGGGCGCGGACTTCGGCGGCGGCAGCACCGAGCAGGTCGAACACCTGCGGCGGTTCGGCGAGCTGCTGGGGCTGGCCTTCCAGCACGTCGACGACCTGCTCGGGATCTGGGGCGACCCGGAGATCACCGGCAAACCGGTGCATTCGGACCTGCGGACCCGCAAGAAGTCGCTGCCGGTGGTGGCCGCGCTCACCTCCGGCACCGCAGCGGCCGAAGAGCTGGCCGAGCTCTACCACCGGGCGGAGCCGCTTTCCGATGCCGACCTCCCCCGCGCGGCGGAGCTGGTGGACCGCGCAGGCGGCCGGGACTGGAGCCGGCGGCAGGCCGACGAGCTGCTGGAGGCGGCGCTTCGCGCGCTGCGCGAGGCGGCACCCGAGAACCGGCCCGCCGCCGAGCTCGCCGCGCTGGCCCGGCTCGCCTCGCACCGGGAGAGCTGAGCCCGCCGCGACCGTCCGTCGAGGCGACCGAACGTGCGCCGGCCGGGGCACTCCCCCCTTCCCTGCCCTGGCCGGCGCACACCCTCCTCACCCGGTCATCGTTCGCGCTCGCCCAACGCTGAGCGATCGACAAAGCGATTCCGCAGCACCGCAAGCGAAGTCAGCACAGGCGTCCTCAGTCCACTGAGGACCGAGGCGGTTCAGCCGCAGCAGGCGGCCAGGCCGGTGCGCAGGAGATCGAAGCCCCGGTCGGCTTCCCGGACCGCGTCCGCGTGCCGTTCGTCCGCGCTGCGCCCCTCCGCGAGCAGGCGGTGGTTCTCCAGGGCGAGCAGCCGCAGGACGGTGGTGATCTGCCCGGCGGCGAGCAGGCAGGTCAGGGCGTCGGCGCCGGTCGCCGTCCGCAGCTCGCCGGCGAGCGCCCGCGTGGAGCGGTCGGCGAACTGCGACAGCCGCGCGACCAGGGCGGGTGTGCCGTAGACCAGTCCGCTGAAGGCCAGCACCTCCTGGGCGTCGCAGAGCCCGGTGATCGGGTCGCGCTCGCGCAGGCCTGCCACGAAGTGCCGGTGCAGCGCGTCCAGGGGAGAGTTCTCCGCGCGTTCGCGCACCACCCGCGCGGACTCGTCGACGTGGTCGGCGAAGCGGTGCAGTACCAGGTCCTCCTTGGTCGGGAAGTAGTTGAACAGCGTCGGCTTGGACACCTCGGCGGCCGCCGCGACCTCGGCCACCGACACGGCGTCGAACCCGCGCTCGACGAACAGCCGGATGGCGGCGTCCGAGATCGCCTGGCGCGTGCGCTGCTTCTTGCGTTCCCGCAGACCCGGCTCGCTCATGACCGCCATGCTAGCTCATCGCAAGACTCGGTCAATCAGTTATCCAGTACTAGTTTTTAACCGAGTTAGCCTTTGTGGCATGCTCTCTCCGGCCGGTGCGGCAGAGCACCGCCGACGAGAAGAGGGATGACATGACCGGAACGACGGCCTCCACCGCGGAGACCGGACACCGGCGCTGGTGGGGCTTCGCCCTGGCCGGCGCCGCTCAGCTCATGGTGCTGCTGGACACCACGATCGTGAACATCGCGCTGCCGTGGGCCCAGCGCGACCTCGGGCTCTCCGACGCCGACCGGCAGTGGGTGGTGACCGCCTACATGCTGGCCTTCGGCTCGCTGCTGCTGCTCGGCGGCCGGATCTCCGACGCGCTCGGACGGCGGCCGAGCCTGGTCGTCGGCGTGCTCGGCTTCGGTGCCGCCTCGGCGGCGGGCGGCGCCGCCGTCGACGCCGGAATGCTGATCACCGCCCGCGCCGCGCAGGGCGCGTTCGCCGCGTTGCTCGCGCCTTCGACCATGGCGCTGGTCGCGGCGCTGTTCGTCGACCCGCGGGAACGCGCCAAGGCGCTCGGCCGGTTCAGCGCGGTCGTGGGGGCCGGCGGCGCGCTCGGTCTCGTGGCGGGCGGGCTGCTCACCGGTTACCTGGACTGGCGCTGGTGCCTGTACGTCAACGTGCCGGTCGCCGTCCTCGTGGCCGCCCTGGCTCCGGCGTTGCTGCCGAACCCCGCCGGGCACAGCGGTGTGCGGCTCGACCTCGTCAGCGCGGCACTCGCGACCACCGGGATGGCGGCGCTGGTCTGGGGAGTCGACGAGGCGAGCACCCGGGGATGGGGTTCGCCGGTGGTCGCGGGCCTGCTCGCCACCGCGATCGTCCTGCTGACCGGATTCGCGGTGCGCCAGGCCCGGACGCGCGATCCGCTGCTGCCACCGCACATCGTGACCGACCGGCGTCGCGTCGGAGCCTTCTGCGCCGTCGCGCTGACCATGGCCGCGATGTTCGGCACCATGCTCGTGCTGACCTACCAGTTGCAGGGCGTGATGGGCTACTCACCGCTTCGGGCCGGCCTGGCGATGCTGCCCGGCTCGGCGCTGGCGATGCTCATCTCGTCGCAGGTGTCCGGGCGGCTGCTTCCGAGGCTCGGCGCCCGGCGGCTCGTGGTGCCGGGCATGCTGCTCACCGCGTGCGGCCTGGGATGGCTGACCCTGCTGAACCCGCACAGCACGTACCTTTCCGGCATCCTGCCCGCGCAGTTGCTCTTCGGCCTCGGTACCGGGCTGGTCATGACGCCGAGCATCGGTACGGCGCTGGCCGGCGTCGCGCCGCGGGACGCCGGTGCCACCTCCGCCGTGGTGAGCACGGCCCAGCAGATCGGCGGCACCACCGGCATCGCGCTGATGAACACCGCCGCCGCAGCCGCCTCGGCGACCTGCTCCGGCGCGTCCCCGATCACCGCGCAGGTGCACGGCCACACCGTCGCGGCGATGTGGGCGGTCGGCTTCGTGCTGGCCGGGGCGGTGGTGGCCGGGCCGCTGCTGGGCGGCAGGCCGCGGTCCTGACCCGCCGACGTTATCCTTGCCGCTGCAACGGATCGTCCTGGGAGGTGTGCGGTGGTGCGGCTGCGCGACTGGCCGGTCAACGTGATCCCCCGGAACAGCGGGGACGTCGCGGCGGCAGTGGAGCTGCTCTGCCGCCGGGTGCAGTGGACCGACGCCAACCGCGGAGTCCTGGAGCGCCTGCTCGAACCGTGGTTCGCCGAGGGCTGGCACGTGCAGGCGTTGCTGCACGCGCTCGACCACCGCCCCGACGGCTCCGCGCAGAACCGGCGGGGCAAGGACGAGACGGCCGACGAGTTCGTCCGCAACCGCCTGCGGTACTGGTTCGACGAGTCCCCGCAGGCGGAGACCGCGCACTCCAAGCTGCCGCCGCCGAAGCCGGGCCTGGAGTTCGGCCGCTACCTCGCGCTCGCCCAGGAACGGCAGCGGCGGGAGGCACCGCGCCAAGCCGCGCGCCTGACGGAGCGGGGCGAGCGGGCCCGGGCTCGGGCGCGGGGCATCGCGCGTTCCCGAGTCGACCCCGTCCAGCGCGGCCGGGAACAGGCCGAGCGGATGCGCACGGCGATGGACAGCCTGCTGCCGCCCGGCGGCACCGCCCCGGAACCGCAGCCCGTCGGCTCGCCGCCGCGCAGGCTCCGCGACTCCACCCGCGACATCGCCGACTTCGCCGCGCGCCGGTCGCTGATCCGCAGCGACCCCCGCGTCCGCCGCTGCGTGCAGGAGATCGCCGACAGCGGCGGCAAGCCGACGCGGGAGCAGATCCAGGTGCTGCGCGGCGCGGTCCTGCAGGCCAGGCAGAGCGCGCGGCTGGCGTCCCTGGACGCCTCCGCGCCGGGCCCCGACCTCACCCCGGACGCCCAGCGCATCCTGGACTTCCTGGAGAACGTGGTCGACACGGCGAGCCCGGTCGACGCCACGCTTGCCGCCCTGGAGCAGTGAGCGGGGATCAGCCGAGGGTGGCGCCGAAGAGCATCCCGAGCAGGTAGGTGACCGCGGCCGCCGCCGTCCCGATCGCGAGCTGCCGGACGGCCCGCGAGAGCGGAGGCGCGCCGGAGAGCACCCCGGCCGTGGCACCCGTGAGCATCAGCGCGCACCCGACCAGCACGATCGCGACGACGATCGCCACCGGCCCCTGCAACCCCAGCAGGAAGGGCAGCACCGGAACGGCCGCGCCGGAGGCGAAGAAGCAGAAGCTCGAGACCGCCGCGTGCACACCGGTGCCGACGACCTCGTGGCCGTCCTCCTCCTGTTCCGGGCGGGAGGCCGGCTCGGGAAACCCGGTCCGCAGCACGGAGTCGGCGCGGCGCTGGGCCTCCTCGGCCGGCATGCCCCTGGCCCGGTAGACCAGCGCGAGCTCGTTGGCGTCGACGTCGAGGTGCGCCACCGCGGAGCGGGCCGCCCGGTCCGGCCGCGAGGCGGCCAGCAGCTCCCGCTGCGAGCGCACCGAGATGTACTCCCCCGCCCCCATCGACAGCGCCCCGGACAGCAGCCCGGCCAGTCCGGTGAGCAGCACCGCGGTGGTACCCACTCCGCCACCGGTCACCCCGAGGACCAGGGCCAGGTTGCTCACCAGGCCGTCGTTGGCGCCGAACACCGCCGCGCGGAAGGACCCCGACACGCGAGCCCTGCCGCGTGCGGCGAGCCCGCGCACGACCTCGGCGTGGATCCGCTCGTCGGCGGCCATCGCACGGGTGGCGTCGGCGTCCATGTCGTAGACCGACCGGCTCTCCGCGCGCTGGGCGAGCGCGAGCACGAACACCGAGCCGAACCAGCGCGCGAGCAGGACCAGGGTCCGCATCCGGAAGTCGCCCCGGCGCTCCGGTCCGACCTCGTCGCCGAGCAGGTTCTTCCAGTGCTCGGCGTGGCGTTCCTCGGCCTCGGCCAGGCCGAGCAGGATCTCCCGCTCCTCGCCGTCCCGGCGGGCGGCGAGCTCTCGGTAGACCTTGGCCTCCTCGCGCTCGTCGGCCAGCCGGCGCCGCCACCGGCGGATCGCCCGCCGGTCCGGGGGTGCGGACGCGGGGTCTTTCTCGCTCATCCGCTCAGGCTCTCAAGTGGCGGTGGTGTCCACCACTCGTGTCCGTCGCGCGGGGTGGCACCGCATGTCCACTGTAGAGCGCCGGTTCACCTCGTTTCGGTGTCGACGCGGTACACCCCGACGCCGGGTGGGACGCCCTTGGCGTGGAAGAAGTCCTTGCGGCGCAACACGAATCCCGTGTTGTCAAGCCGCTCCAGGGTGGAGCTGGAGATCAGCACCTCGCCGGCGCCCGCCGCACCGGCCACCCGGGCCGCGATGTTGACGTCGCGTCCGAAGTAGTCCTGCCCGAGCTCGCGGGGCCGTCCCACGTGCACACCGGCGCGCAGGCGCAGCCGGTGTCCCCGCACGGCCAGCCGCTCGACGGCGTCCCTGGCCGCGAGACCGGCCTCGACCGCGTCGTGCGCGTGCGGGAACACCGCCATGAGTCCGTCGCCGAGCCGCTTGACCAGCCGTCCGCGCCGCTGGACCAGCGGCTCGATCGCGGCACCGACCTCCCGCAGCATCTCCACCGCGAAGTCGTCGCCGACCTCCAGCGTCCAGGTGGAGAACCCGGCGAGGTCGGTGAACAGCACCGCCAGCTCCTGCTCTCCCTCATCGGCGGGCTCCCCCTCCGCTTGGGACTGCCACACCTGCAGCGCGCCGAACCCGAGCTCGCGCAACACGCTCGGCTGCCGCGCCGCCAGGACTGCCAACCGCCGTCCCAGCACGCCGGACACCGCGCTGCCGCCGATCGAGAGCGGATCGCCGTAGCGGGCGTCGCCCGGAAGCCGGGTGCGCAGCCACTCGGCCAGCGCGAGCAGCCAGGGATCACCGTCGACCCGGCGGGCCACGGCCCGCACCCTGCTCGCCAGCCGCCTGCGGCGGGCCTCCTGCTCGCGGTCCGCGGCCGGCGCACCTCGACGAGCTCCAGTACCGCTTCGACGAGGGGCCGACTTTTTCCGCCTCGGGCGGCGCATCGGCCCGGGACCGCGCGACATCGGCACCGCTCCCTAACGCACGAGCCTGCCGGCGATGGTGCCCACCAAGCGCTGGTAGGAAGCGCCGAGCAGGCGGGGCAGCGCGTCGATCACGTAGGCGTCGGAGCCGACGAGGATGCGCGGCCGGCGCAGGCTGATCCCGTCGAGGATGATCCGCGCCGCGCGCTCGGGAGTCGTCCGCGCGATCTTGTCGAACGAGCGGGCCACCTCCTCGCGCTCACCGGCGCCGACCCCGCCCGCGCTCCGGGCGATGTCGGTCTTCACCCCGCCCGGATGGATGCAGGAGACGTGCACCGGAGCGCGCTCGGCCAGCATCTCCTGGCGCAGGGCCTCGGTGAACCCGCGAACCGCGAACTTCGAGGCGTTGTAGGCGCTCTGCGTCGGCACGCCGATGAAGCCGAAGACGCTGGAGACGTTGGCCAGGTGACCGCGGCCCGAGGCGATCAGGTGCGGCAGGAACGCCTGGCTGCCGTGCACCACGCCCCAGAAGTTGACGTCCATGACACGCCGCAGCTGCTCGGCGCTCATCGTCCGCACCGGCGCCTTCAGCGCGACGCCGGCGTTGTTGAGCACCAGGTGCACGCGGCCGAACTCCTGGGCGACCTGGGCGGCGTGCGCGTACACCGCATCCCGGTCGGAAACGTCCAGCGCGTAGGGACGGGCGGTCGCGCCCAACTGCCCGCAGCGACCGGCGGTCTCCCGCGCCGCCTGCTCGTCGATGTCGGAGACCGCGACCTCGGCGCCGGAGCGCGCGAGCCGCAGCGCGACCGCGCGGCCGATGCCCGATCCGGCCCCGGTGACCACCGCGACCCTGCCCGCCCAGGATTCCCGCCTCGCCAACGCCGCAAGCCCCCTCATGCTGTTCGACAGCTCTGGTAGGTGGTACTGCTTGTACCGGGTACTTTGCCGTTATCGTAGCCTCGTGATGGCCCGAGTCAAGAGCATCGGCGCACCGGCGGACGGCAGGTCGACCCGGTGGGCGCAACACCGGGAACGCAGGCGCGCGGAGTTCGTCGACGCCGCGATGCGCGCCGTCGAGCAGCACGGTCCCGACGTGCTCACCGAGCAGATCGCGACCGCGGCCGGGGTACCGCGCCCCAAGCTCTACCGGTACTTCGACGGCAAGGCCGACCTGCACCGGGCGGTCGCGGAGCGGGCCGTCGAGCTCTTCGACGCCGAACTCGAGCCGCTGTGGCACGCGGGCCTGCCACCGGTCGAGCTCGTGCGCGGCGTCGTCGGGCGTTCGCTGGACTGGATCGGCGAGCACGCCAACCTCTACCGGTACCTGCAACGCGACGTCGGCTCGACCGGCGTCTACGACAGGGGTCGCAGCGCGCTGCGCTCCCAGGTGATCAACGTCGTCACCGCCTACCGCGACGCCATCGGCGCGCCCGCGTACCGCACCGACGCGCTCGCGGTGGGCCTGGTCGGGCTCGTCGAGGCGACCGTCGACCAGTGGCTGGCCGACCCGTCCGGCTTCGGCCGCGACGAGCTGACCGAGGAGCTGGTGCGGTGGATCTGGGCGATCCTGAGCGACCTCGCCCAGCGCCACGGCGTGCGGATCGATCCGGAGCAGGTCGTGATCGCCGGAAGTTAGTGGTACGCCGCTGCTACGGTGCCCGTCATCGCCTGGCGCGGGCTTTCCGGCGCACGGCACCTCATCCGAGGCAGGTGGCAACGCATGACCGGCTACTTAGTCACGGGCGCAACGGGATTTCCGGGCCGGAGGCTGGTGCGACGGCTCGTCCGGCGGCCGGAC is a window of Saccharopolyspora erythraea NRRL 2338 DNA encoding:
- a CDS encoding family 2B encapsulin nanocompartment shell protein, whose amino-acid sequence is MTVTEPENAVDGDASLSLGTAAARKLATTTKTAPQMQGISPRWLLRMLPWVQVTAGTYRVNRRLTFALGDGRVEFTSTGTEVRVIPQKLRELPLLRGFEDDSALGVLADRFVQREYETGDVIVTAGSPADRLHLLAHGKVARIGTTEYGDDSTLGVLADGDHFGADVLGGRAGSWDHSVKALTRCTVLTVDEAAISELTERFHDLRAHIEHIRDGTPRPRNKHGEAAIDIASGHSGEPALPGTFVDYELEPREYELGVAQTILRVHSRVADLYSKPMDQVEQQLRLTVEALRERQENELVNNPDFGLLHNADLKQRIHTRTGPPTPDDMDELLSRRRKTEFFLAHPRAIAAFGRQCSKRGLSPQSRTVEGTSAITWRGVPVLPCDKIPISEYGTTSILAMRTGEESQGVVGLHQTGIPDEYEPSLNVRFMGIDEQAIIRYLVSVYFSAAVLVPDALGVLEHVEITR
- a CDS encoding family 2 encapsulin nanocompartment cargo protein polyprenyl transferase, with amino-acid sequence MAIVETPHARSARETLAWSRELVDPGLRAAVNTLAPAMRLVAGYHFGWYDEHGAPTRTQGGKAIRPALVVLAAEAVGGSPATALPAAVAVELVHNFSLLHDDVMDGDLTRRHRATAWRVFGNGPAILAGDALLTLASDVLAASGHPAAQAGVRTLNTAVLELVDGQVADLAFEKRDDVGVAECQTMVAGKTGALLGCACAVGADFGGGSTEQVEHLRRFGELLGLAFQHVDDLLGIWGDPEITGKPVHSDLRTRKKSLPVVAALTSGTAAAEELAELYHRAEPLSDADLPRAAELVDRAGGRDWSRRQADELLEAALRALREAAPENRPAAELAALARLASHRES
- a CDS encoding TetR/AcrR family transcriptional regulator translates to MAVMSEPGLRERKKQRTRQAISDAAIRLFVERGFDAVSVAEVAAAAEVSKPTLFNYFPTKEDLVLHRFADHVDESARVVRERAENSPLDALHRHFVAGLRERDPITGLCDAQEVLAFSGLVYGTPALVARLSQFADRSTRALAGELRTATGADALTCLLAAGQITTVLRLLALENHRLLAEGRSADERHADAVREADRGFDLLRTGLAACCG
- a CDS encoding MFS transporter is translated as MTGTTASTAETGHRRWWGFALAGAAQLMVLLDTTIVNIALPWAQRDLGLSDADRQWVVTAYMLAFGSLLLLGGRISDALGRRPSLVVGVLGFGAASAAGGAAVDAGMLITARAAQGAFAALLAPSTMALVAALFVDPRERAKALGRFSAVVGAGGALGLVAGGLLTGYLDWRWCLYVNVPVAVLVAALAPALLPNPAGHSGVRLDLVSAALATTGMAALVWGVDEASTRGWGSPVVAGLLATAIVLLTGFAVRQARTRDPLLPPHIVTDRRRVGAFCAVALTMAAMFGTMLVLTYQLQGVMGYSPLRAGLAMLPGSALAMLISSQVSGRLLPRLGARRLVVPGMLLTACGLGWLTLLNPHSTYLSGILPAQLLFGLGTGLVMTPSIGTALAGVAPRDAGATSAVVSTAQQIGGTTGIALMNTAAAAASATCSGASPITAQVHGHTVAAMWAVGFVLAGAVVAGPLLGGRPRS
- a CDS encoding VIT1/CCC1 transporter family protein, which gives rise to MSEKDPASAPPDRRAIRRWRRRLADEREEAKVYRELAARRDGEEREILLGLAEAEERHAEHWKNLLGDEVGPERRGDFRMRTLVLLARWFGSVFVLALAQRAESRSVYDMDADATRAMAADERIHAEVVRGLAARGRARVSGSFRAAVFGANDGLVSNLALVLGVTGGGVGTTAVLLTGLAGLLSGALSMGAGEYISVRSQRELLAASRPDRAARSAVAHLDVDANELALVYRARGMPAEEAQRRADSVLRTGFPEPASRPEQEEDGHEVVGTGVHAAVSSFCFFASGAAVPVLPFLLGLQGPVAIVVAIVLVGCALMLTGATAGVLSGAPPLSRAVRQLAIGTAAAAVTYLLGMLFGATLG
- a CDS encoding adenylate/guanylate cyclase domain-containing protein, which encodes MARRVDGDPWLLALAEWLRTRLPGDARYGDPLSIGGSAVSGVLGRRLAVLAARQPSVLRELGFGALQVWQSQAEGEPADEGEQELAVLFTDLAGFSTWTLEVGDDFAVEMLREVGAAIEPLVQRRGRLVKRLGDGLMAVFPHAHDAVEAGLAARDAVERLAVRGHRLRLRAGVHVGRPRELGQDYFGRDVNIAARVAGAAGAGEVLISSSTLERLDNTGFVLRRKDFFHAKGVPPGVGVYRVDTETR
- a CDS encoding SDR family NAD(P)-dependent oxidoreductase, with the translated sequence MRGLAALARRESWAGRVAVVTGAGSGIGRAVALRLARSGAEVAVSDIDEQAARETAGRCGQLGATARPYALDVSDRDAVYAHAAQVAQEFGRVHLVLNNAGVALKAPVRTMSAEQLRRVMDVNFWGVVHGSQAFLPHLIASGRGHLANVSSVFGFIGVPTQSAYNASKFAVRGFTEALRQEMLAERAPVHVSCIHPGGVKTDIARSAGGVGAGEREEVARSFDKIARTTPERAARIILDGISLRRPRILVGSDAYVIDALPRLLGASYQRLVGTIAGRLVR
- a CDS encoding TetR/AcrR family transcriptional regulator; the encoded protein is MARVKSIGAPADGRSTRWAQHRERRRAEFVDAAMRAVEQHGPDVLTEQIATAAGVPRPKLYRYFDGKADLHRAVAERAVELFDAELEPLWHAGLPPVELVRGVVGRSLDWIGEHANLYRYLQRDVGSTGVYDRGRSALRSQVINVVTAYRDAIGAPAYRTDALAVGLVGLVEATVDQWLADPSGFGRDELTEELVRWIWAILSDLAQRHGVRIDPEQVVIAGS